The genome window gtaatatacaTGTTCATGGGAGATCTCTGGGATAATGAGTTCAAGTTGTtgaactcgatagccttgttaagttataTAGTACACGTGCATAGCCATCGGGGCCATTAAGGCAAGAATTGGTGCATTTGGGAGGGCTATCACATTCATGAAGGCACATTGTTTCTTTTCCTTGGTGTTGACATCTTTGGTGGCATATCTTGACAATTGTGTGAACTGATTGAGGTATTCACTTACTATTAAATTCCTTGTTTCGGCTCTTTGAACTCCTTAGTCTTCAATCAAATGAGTAGCATGGGCACACAATGATCCCAAAAACTTGTCCTAAGCACATTTCAAGTGATGGTAGCTACATCGTCATGAGTATTGCAATATTCTTCCCACCAATCTATTGTTTCACTAACCAACTTATGGGTAGCAAATTATACCATCTTGTGGTCATTACATTGCACTATCATTAGCTTCTTCTCCACTTCCTGAAGACAATATCCCACTTCTATTAGATCCTTGGCCTGAGAGAAAGTGGGAGGGCGAGTCCTAAGAAACTTTCCCAATTTGAGCTGAGGTGGAGGGTGGAGGTGCTAGATGTTAATTCTGATTTTGTTGAACTACATTAAGTGTTTGCACCATCACTTGCATGAATTGGGTTTGCATTGCGATCAACTGATCCACTTGATTCAGAGGATTATCATTGTCATTATTTCTATTTTCATTGTTGCCATTGTCATTATTATTGCTAGGTAGATGATTGAGATTGAAATTGTGGTTAACCATCTTATgtaagaaggggaagaaagaaaGATCATGATAAGAAGAGAAATATGAAGAAGGGAACCTCAACTATATGCATCAAGAGAAAAGGTTGATTTtattaaaaatattttttaaaTGATGAGGCTATGGACATGGTGTCATAGCTCACATCTGCCTCATCAAACATGAAAAACATTACACAAGCCATCTAGCTTGAGACTAACGACACATAATTATATAGGTGTGGAGGATCCTAAGCCTGTGATCTAGCATCATCGACATGTGAGGGATTGGATTTACCTCCCTCATTTGAGCTAGCTATAATCAAGGAAGTCTAAACTTTGTTTTTTTGCTAAAAACTTTTATTTCGAGTTCATTTATAAAAGCAATTAATTATCCTGTGGTTCTTAAACTTATGATTTTCTCATAAACTAGGATCATCATCAAACCCATAATCACCAACTAAAACATATATTATCTAATTGTGTGATAGTCCATGTCACTTATACTTGGGAGCATGGCTTATCTAACCATTTATTTTTCTTCTAGTTAAATAAGCCTCTCTCTAAAgcatccatatatatatatatatatatatatatatatatatatatatacactaagTATGTGCCCGTGTGTTGCTGCGAAAGTTAGAAATTTGTATAAAACATGGATACAGAATAACAAATATTATCATAATAGATACGGAACGACAAACATTATTATGATATGCAAAATTCGTGTGGTAAATATTGAACACTTGTTACGAATAACCTTAAACTTGTTTAGAGACAAAATCTTAGGGACAGAAGAAAACACGGAGCCAAGACAATTCTATAAGTTCACGTTATAAGCAACCTTTTGTTCAGACTCGCCTAGACCGCTTAGATATAAAAGTAGCAAATAAACTACTCAGTAGCAGCAACCTCCGGCACAGCCTCACCTCCCTCGACAGTACCACATGAGTCTGAACAGAGTGGCACCCTCTTATTCGACAAGTACCACATGAGTGGCACCAAGAGTATGTTACCTGAAAAGAAGCCACAATAATGCTACTGCCTAAATTTGTCTTGAATATAACGTTGAGATCTACGAGTGAAGGATGGTAACATGCAACCTAGCAAGCTGGATAATGTCAATAAAGAATGAAACTGGGGCTGTCAGACCTAAAATAATTCCAGAGACTGCAACACCTTGAATTATATGTCTCAGATAGCCTCCAACAAAAAACCAAATGATAGATTAAATTTGAACCGcattagggctgatttggtggtaCGGGATCCCAAGAGGATCCATGGGGGAGAAATCCCCTTGCAATTTAATTTTTAATAACAAGGGAATTCCTCCCCCATGAATCCTCTTGGGATCCCTTAGCACCAAATGAGCCCTTAAGAGAAATCATGCCTAAGAGCTCTGCTAACTCTGTATTCATCTTAAAACCTCCGGAACACCCCATCAGCCACACACAACCGGATCTCAAGATTGCTTCTGTCATGTGGTGTACGTGGGCCTTACATGTGGGAAAGAGAGGGACCAGAGTCTTCAACAACGACGCGGGAGGAGACCTGCCAGCGTATAGCGCACGCTCATGGAGCTGCTACGTTTAGAGGATGAGAAGAGGCTGCCAAATTTTAAAGGACACGATAGAGAACCTTGCTAGAGGCGTAGGGGTGAGCTCGGTCGTTAAATATACCGGACATGATCCTTTACAAAACCTTGTTGGAGAGAGCTTTATGTTGATATGTGCATTGCAGCCACCAAAAGGATCCAGACCAAGTGCCTCCACCACTTTGCACGGGTGATCTAGAGAGGAGAAAATCCCTTGATTTCTTGAGAGAGCACTTTAACTACCCAAAATGCCACAAGAATTCAGAACCAAACCAATTTCTGGCATGTGCTTATGGtgtgcttggtgctcatgctgcGCAGGTAGATGAAATCTTATATGTTATAGATTATACACTGTCCTAATGCATGAGGAGATATGGTGGGTTCTTGTTAATAGTTAATACATTAGTTTACAGAGAAGAAGTGGTTCGATCAATGTGTGCTTATAACATAAAGTTATCCAGTACACCCTTCGTTAACAAAGAGAAAAATAACAGTAACAAAATGATGCTGGGAGAGAAGGCTATGTGACCTCCATGAGATGGAGCGCAATTCGTTCTGGGCAATCACCTATCGCATCTCCTAGCAGTAGAAGGGCATGACTATGGGGCACATGGTGGTCGGTGCCCTGCTACAGAATGTTCTTGTCTCCTTGCCCAGGTGCTCGCAGAACGCCGCCGTCCCACACACGAACACGCCGGCCCACTACGGGACCTCCACGTCACGTCGCCCATCCACCACGGACACCATCAACAGCACGTAGCTCACCAAGCGCTGTAGCTTACATTGGCCCTGACTCTGCTCGTACGCTAGCAGGTTCGCGAAGTGGGCGTGGTTCGTGTAGCTCTCCACGACCAAGATCTCCAACGGACCGAGATCTCCAGCAGTTGCTGGAGAAGTGGACGACCGCTGCCACATCACTGGCAATGGGGGGAGGGGGTGGATTGCAGATTCCTGGGCGGTGGCTTGTTGTGCCACACAGGTGCCGTAGGGGGGAGCGGACGGCGACTGCCACATCATCGGCACCGATGGAAGGATGGCGGATCCAGGAATCGCGAGCGCATGCTTGGATGGCACGTGGATGACGGTTGTGGGGCTAGGGGGCATCGCGAGCGGGGCTGGGGGCGAGCATCGCGCCGCTAGGGTCGATGCCGAGAGGATGGGGCGCGGTGGTGGGGAGGCAGCGGGGTAGGGGATGGGTGGGGGCGACGATCTCGGACCAAGGCAGGTTGGGGGCGGGGGCATGGTAGTGCGGGTGGTCTACACTATCGCCTTAATAGATAGTAGAGAAGAAGTAGAGATTATTTATCTATTTGATTTATTTCAAGAATCATTATCATCTGAAGCATAAATGTAATTCTTTATCGTTCTGTTTCTAAAGTTTGTATTATATTGAGATCTCGAAAGGATCGAGGCACTTCAATAATCTTATGTGACGTCGTGAGCCATAAAATAAATGAGCTTATTCAGATTGCATTCATCCATCAGCATAACAAGCTTTACTTTAAGAGTAGTATGGCCAATGAAACATGTCTTACCATATCAAAGAGATACATACATGCAACAAATGTGTCTCCACCATAGACATGTCTATTTTGCAATAGATCATAGACccaattaatatacctttgatgtctaacTACAAATTGTTTGTGACAGATCGAGCAATTATTCACTCTCTCGTTCTTTAATACAATCATCGTCGTTCTTCTCTTCACCATGAAGAGATACCGATGTTGGTTGGTACCTCAGACATTTGCGTTTAATGTAGCAACGTGTCTTAAGTTCACTGGTGGGGCAAAATATATGGCAGAAACCAATAAGAAATAAAGTTAGTTTTGTTTCATAAATACTATTCGCTTAACCCAGTGTAAGTATTTTACCTTGTAATCATTAATATGCATACGAACGTAGCGTATCACCAATTAGCGCATGCTCCATAAACAATTTATTAGCATAATAATTTTACATTAATGGCCGATCATCTTAGTTTAATAAGTATTTTGCTTGAATATATAAATTAATTTATCTAGCATTTACTTAATTACCTTAGACATTAATGAGAGACCGCACATGGTGAACACTAGCAGCAACATGGTGACCATGACCTCCATGTTGTGGCAACAATGTCTGAACTTGAGGATCAAGAATATCATCAATCCCATAGATATGATGTTGGCAGTGACAGAGATCACGAACACGCGGAGGTACCTGCAAGTTAATTCATGCTAAGGATTAGACTGGGGAGGCGATCAAAGAAGTTGAAAAAGAACCAACAAATATTCACTCTAGGTGATTTTGGCTTACATTTTTATTCAACCCCGAGCAGTTATATATATGTAATTCTCTATCCTTATGTGGCTTGAGTTTGTATTATATTGAGATCTCGGAAGGATCGATGCATTTCAACAATCGTATGTGACGTCGTGAGCCACCAAATAAATGAGCTTGTTCAAATTCCATTAATTCATCCATCAGCATACATGTATTTCTTTAAGAGTAGTATGGATAAAAGAATACACATGAAACATGTCTTACTATGTCAAACATATCCATACATCAAACGTGACGCCACCGTAGGCACGTCTATATTACAACGTTTCATAAACGAAATTAATATGCCTCTGATGTTGAATTACAAATTGTTAGTGACAGATCGAGCAGTTATTCACTTTCCCATTCTCTAATATAGTCATCGCCGTCCTCTTCATTCATCATTCATGCCAAAGGTACCGATGTTAGTTGGTACCTCGGACATTTGCAGTTCTATGGTGTGAATATGGTGTAAGGTGAAGGACAGAGATAATACTCCATTCGTTATTGGTCGGCGACTGCTCTGTTGAGTAGTAGAACGAAGAGGACGACACTGTGTATTACATGGTCGTCTTGTAGGATTCATCGTCGTGCAGCTGGTCACCGGTTCCAAATATCTTTGCAAGTAGGTGTTGGAGCCGGTTTATTTCCAAAATTCTGGTCAACAGTATCGCTACTGTAAACGCAAATATTAATATAAGCCAGCATAATACACACAACATATGTAATGCATATAGTTGGTTTTTGTTTGCAGCGTAAAGACAAAATAAAATTTGGTGTATGCATGGATTAGAGCAAGCAGACGATCAAAAGAACTTGAATAAGAGCCAACAAATATTCACTCTAGGTGATTTTGGCTTATATTTTTTTATTCAATCCCACGCAGTTACATATAAAAAAGACAATGACTATACACACGCTAACTTTGTGGGGAGATGTACTCAGTAATAATTTTAAAAAAACACAGCAGAAAATGCCAGAATTGAGGAGGAGAAGAatcagtaaaagactctcaaaagGCTGAGTAAAATAGACCTCATCCTCCGGTATGAATATCAGACCTCCCGGTATGACAAATCAACCCAACAGTTTTCAGCATGAGGAGTTTTAGGTGAAAATCTCAAAACCCTATCAAATGGTGTCTAAAAATCATAAACTACGAACAATATAGTCACAAGGCCGCCATAAGGAATCTGCTGGACgaaattcaaaggtcttcatatgGGACCACTAGAATTTATTCGATCCGGACCATCCAATATTGACGAATAGCACCTTAAAAATTGATCTAAAGATCAAAACTAACTCAGATTAAACCCAGCGGATCTCAAACTTTGCACACTATAAATTACTCGGGATGTTCTAAGGACATTCGTTCTCAAACTACCAATGCCAAGAACAACTAGCTAGCAACTCCGCAGATATGAGAACGAATCAAACAAAATGGTGTTTCTCAAGTTTGATCCAACTGCTGAATCTGCGTGCTTGTGAGAAATTAATTGGCTAAACTATTTGGCACATATGATCCTCAGATGTCCTAGCATATATATATGCATCCAACCAAAATTTGTTCGGCATGCCATGCATGATTAGGTTTCGAACACACACAATCAAAGCCAACCATCGGCTTGACAGTCACTCGTACGTTGAACACACGTTTTCTAAGTTAGATCGATTAAAACAGTGGTAAACATACATACCTAATTTGTCTCGCACAATTTGTAGTTTAACCGTGTGATGAAGTCTTGTGAAACTCATGAGCTGAACTACAAGAAATACCCCTGTTCACCCAAATACAACACAGATCGACATCATATGTTAACTGATGATCGATTACTTGTAGATTTGTATAAAACAAATTACTAGCTTCAGATTGATTGAGATAGATATGGCGCTCACCTGCAGTCTGCAGAGAGATGGACGGATTGGAAGCTAAACGTGGAGAAGAGCTAGCTAGCATCTGAGGCCCAGCTCCCCTTCCATATCGATCAACTAGCACGCACATCTACTTATATAGGGACGATAGCAGGAGCTAGTCTGCCTATGGTCTTGTTGGAGGCGGTCGCCGGTGGTGGGAGGCAGCTAGCACGCATGCAGCATTAGCCGTACGTGCGCCCGTGTCTCTCGATCTGTATGCGCAAGCGCATCGGCCAGCAGCAGGCAATCGATCTGTATGCGCAAGCGCATCGGCCGCATCGGCCAGCAGCAGGCAATCGTCCCCTCTcctctacttgcatatgcatgcaCATCTTCGCAAGTACGTGGTACGTGCACGCGCCAATAATGTCCTTCTTTAATTATACCTACAGCATATTATTATTAACTGCATGGCCAGCTTAATTTGAGCTAAACAACTAGTTTCATCGTCCCGCCTCAATGCATGATCTGAAGATTCGATCGATCCATCGCCAGATCATATATAACCTATATATATATGTTATATATGACGAACGCCATATGGCCTGCTTTGAGCCAAATAACTAGCTAGTGTAAGAGGGTGTTTAGGATAGCTTCAGgtcatcactaccggaatccgggtctttgtcgagtgccggaCTCTTTACCAAGTgtattttgtcgggcactcggcaaagacttattTGCCAAGAGCCGCACTCCGCAAAGTCCTGCATTCGGTAACGATTtcgtttaccgagtgcaggacactcggtacagaaatacactcggtaaagacaagtttgccgagtggccaacactcggcaaaggtggttctcactactacagatcatgttatatgagacggttaatttttagttattaagacccttatgaagtgtccaaatttgatggagtcaCAAAAGATGTCCCACATATAAGATGGTTGGAAACCGTCTCAAAAGATATTATTTTAATACattttttaatttataaccgtctaaaaaaggtatttgtttaagtcattttgtctgATAAACCGTCTTGAATTATGTTTTTGTTTAAGACACTGCTTATAAAGAACCATAGAGAATACAAACATTATAAGtcataaagtatttatcaaactgtctcgaatatcctacaataatagacgattacaatagaaaaaccatcttatttaggtgactaataatggacgttttagaaaccgtcttatttaggagactgatattagacattttggtgaccgtcttattaagatttaaacgaaatgacttacacgacagtacattcttcaatttataatcattttttcagacatcacgttataataatttgaaagagaaatatatATACAGATATATTGAacaacattataattaatataat of Zea mays cultivar B73 chromosome 8, Zm-B73-REFERENCE-NAM-5.0, whole genome shotgun sequence contains these proteins:
- the LOC103636009 gene encoding uncharacterized protein; the protein is MCVLVDRYGRGAGPQMLASSSPRLASNPSISLQTAGVFLVVQLMSFTRLHHTVKLQIVRDKLVAILLTRILEINRLQHLLAKIFGTGDQLHDDESYKTTM